One Serpentinicella alkaliphila DNA segment encodes these proteins:
- a CDS encoding coiled-coil domain-containing protein produces the protein MKEGIMKMPKLAKIRLTGCKYDGLKKEHENSIFDLTRDGQADHALFTLFNGGGKGVMMQLIFQLLLPETKWGKNNGNKVISMFYDQRNNLHPFTFHVVLEWILDTVPEKRLITGIAIKAIIKNTGNEEEDKTGLSLFLYTHEHDNKGYFKVENLPLYDKETGEAVDIDKLEDFIDSNKRDFIKYSQSNVKKKDGQYYAYLESKGIYRSEWINLKAINKSEGGAGDYFIGASDNKSVFDKIIIPAISENLRNYNYENKNSLIEMFKSNLSITKDLPVLIKREGDFKDLLVAIKPLIENADSGSRFLDMKERLINEGNDIFFILSEEENYVKQEIDKWGNEEKRAKDEGKNLIYNKDNLLYNQEKKDLESEEKEMEQLVQIFKDLDEEVKGKNKDLLLYKINKETKVKKELDVKISNKYEEKERLLETLNISDIQKEAEILDFQLEKEWNIRKSVWYEYENQYRGYLTYAKQNIDQNKIKIKEFGAEVDNLNREVVKYEFLEAELERYRNKLELKYDAMSLLFPDRIAEDLNKEKKKNDLEITSLKNNISSYKERINIIHREIDKLKDRLKTGQEDVKKLRIEADLQRDFEIKVAHGITKQLLENYDGSVLDHHWFAKKQEALLLMEDIKKAKLEEVQRTIWEKNIDRLLNKDNYFVPNKDIVMVKDEIKRLGINVETGAEYFTDLKNEEKLEILNNYPGFIYGVVISNIKDWQSIERNIDKEIFLNNMVPIYVRSEMSISEKEGYRSLWTKAFELIDQEKYLIWKNTMEDVINKLSETESSIKIDLKNIDDLKQELRLIESKDTAWILNQKLREREKEIDELSNELNTNEEEEIAIINKLNLADSKLNEKESSLLKIIDSIKEIEDYIERKNDVEQEQKRITLLKKDIQNIKEEIRSIEDEIDGIMEERDNTSDEHRKWESNIKNIIEKVREVYKDATYTYKVDSSYVSYKAPIFLQEEDQLNSLISQRKALENDIASRNSNIASIDIEIRYLNMDLTRQINVLKELDENWEVYRNLDLAVSELALLIKETDKKINRLQDEKYKKELSIQELKGSIKEKRKKLQELENQIFKNHKKPAVTLDIVDIRSEIDSVERDIKSNEKYLKMCIQTLEKNKESMVKLEINLNKIKTGYSIEIGKGKIDSYIKEKIQLNPGMVVEDWVLKCDRNKDKIDKTIKEGDSFRNRFIEDIGSKLEEDKLKEKIINAIKEAKIPNFKSNVTSFKSMENHFQQEILRLSNDKAKAEEAMKQWTNRASIHVIRMVEALKTMVSSMNYTNEQGYAFPLVKLKGMDRLPKNENEITSLLKEYFIQAISKISETNQDISNIEDKEFIELMGDKVIFSKALQGRYPTLLVYKMSEKNEFRYARARDEYYTTWEAINKGEGDLPEGSGGQTLSVNTFVIMMIMSFKKKHIGNENPSTVLVLDNPFGKASAKHVLDPIFEIANKLNFQLICFAAPEIIKVEISERFPVFWELKIHNGKVVHGGRIIKHGLI, from the coding sequence ATGAAAGAAGGGATAATGAAGATGCCAAAACTAGCTAAGATTAGATTAACTGGCTGTAAATATGATGGTTTAAAGAAAGAACATGAAAATTCTATCTTTGATTTGACTAGAGATGGACAAGCAGATCATGCACTTTTTACCTTATTTAATGGTGGAGGAAAAGGCGTAATGATGCAACTAATTTTTCAACTCCTTTTACCCGAAACTAAATGGGGAAAAAACAATGGTAATAAAGTTATTTCTATGTTTTATGATCAACGAAATAATCTACATCCCTTTACTTTTCATGTTGTTTTAGAATGGATATTAGATACTGTTCCAGAAAAGAGATTAATAACAGGAATTGCTATTAAAGCGATTATTAAAAATACTGGCAACGAGGAGGAGGATAAAACCGGTTTATCCTTATTTTTGTATACCCACGAGCATGATAATAAAGGATATTTTAAAGTAGAAAACCTACCGCTTTATGATAAAGAAACAGGAGAAGCTGTTGATATAGATAAATTAGAGGATTTTATTGATTCTAACAAAAGGGACTTTATTAAGTATAGTCAATCTAATGTAAAGAAGAAAGATGGTCAATACTACGCTTACTTAGAGAGCAAGGGGATTTATCGCAGTGAATGGATTAATCTTAAGGCTATTAATAAGTCTGAGGGTGGCGCGGGGGATTACTTTATTGGTGCTAGTGATAATAAGTCGGTTTTTGATAAAATAATAATTCCTGCAATAAGTGAAAACCTTAGAAATTATAACTATGAAAATAAAAATAGTTTAATTGAGATGTTTAAAAGTAATCTTTCCATCACTAAAGATCTACCAGTTCTAATCAAGCGAGAGGGAGACTTCAAAGATCTTTTAGTTGCTATAAAACCATTGATAGAAAATGCGGATAGTGGGTCTCGTTTTTTAGACATGAAAGAAAGATTAATCAATGAAGGCAACGATATCTTCTTTATATTAAGTGAAGAAGAGAATTATGTAAAACAAGAGATTGATAAATGGGGTAATGAAGAAAAAAGGGCAAAAGATGAAGGTAAAAACCTAATATATAATAAGGATAATCTTCTATACAATCAGGAAAAAAAGGATCTAGAGTCGGAAGAAAAAGAAATGGAACAATTAGTACAGATATTTAAGGATTTAGATGAAGAAGTTAAAGGGAAGAATAAAGACCTATTGTTGTATAAAATTAATAAGGAAACCAAGGTTAAAAAAGAATTAGATGTGAAGATATCTAATAAATATGAAGAGAAGGAAAGACTACTAGAAACCTTAAATATTTCAGATATTCAAAAAGAAGCAGAAATATTAGACTTTCAATTAGAAAAGGAATGGAACATTAGAAAGAGTGTATGGTATGAATATGAGAATCAATATAGGGGTTATTTAACATATGCAAAGCAGAATATAGACCAAAATAAAATTAAAATAAAAGAATTTGGTGCAGAAGTTGATAATCTAAATAGAGAAGTAGTTAAATACGAATTTTTAGAAGCAGAATTAGAGAGATACAGAAATAAATTAGAGTTAAAATACGACGCCATGAGTCTATTGTTTCCTGACAGAATAGCAGAAGATCTCAATAAGGAAAAGAAAAAAAATGATCTAGAAATTACTAGTTTAAAAAATAACATAAGTTCATATAAGGAAAGAATTAATATAATACATAGAGAAATCGATAAACTAAAAGATAGGCTCAAGACTGGACAAGAAGATGTAAAGAAGTTAAGGATTGAGGCTGATTTACAAAGAGACTTTGAGATAAAAGTTGCTCATGGAATAACAAAACAACTTCTAGAGAACTATGATGGTAGTGTTTTAGATCATCATTGGTTTGCTAAAAAGCAGGAAGCCCTACTACTTATGGAAGATATAAAAAAAGCAAAGCTTGAAGAAGTTCAGAGAACTATTTGGGAGAAAAATATTGATAGGCTTTTAAATAAGGATAATTACTTTGTACCAAATAAAGATATAGTTATGGTAAAGGATGAAATAAAAAGGTTAGGTATTAACGTAGAAACTGGAGCAGAATATTTTACTGACTTAAAAAATGAAGAAAAGTTAGAGATTTTAAATAATTATCCTGGATTTATATATGGAGTAGTAATAAGCAACATTAAGGATTGGCAGTCTATTGAAAGAAACATAGATAAAGAAATATTTTTAAATAATATGGTTCCCATATATGTAAGATCTGAAATGAGTATATCTGAAAAAGAAGGTTATAGAAGTTTATGGACTAAAGCCTTTGAGTTAATCGATCAAGAGAAATATTTGATCTGGAAAAATACAATGGAAGATGTAATAAATAAACTTTCTGAAACGGAAAGCAGTATAAAAATTGATCTAAAAAATATTGATGATTTAAAACAGGAGTTAAGACTAATCGAAAGTAAAGATACTGCTTGGATATTAAATCAGAAGCTCAGGGAAAGGGAAAAGGAGATTGATGAACTATCCAATGAACTTAATACAAATGAAGAAGAAGAAATAGCTATAATAAATAAATTAAACCTAGCAGATTCAAAACTAAATGAGAAAGAAAGTAGCCTTTTAAAAATAATTGATTCTATTAAAGAAATTGAAGATTATATCGAAAGAAAAAATGATGTTGAACAGGAACAAAAACGTATTACTCTTTTAAAAAAAGATATACAAAATATAAAAGAGGAAATTAGAAGCATTGAAGATGAAATCGATGGAATTATGGAAGAACGAGATAATACAAGTGACGAGCATAGAAAATGGGAGTCAAATATTAAAAATATTATCGAAAAGGTTAGAGAGGTATACAAAGATGCAACTTACACATATAAGGTAGATAGTAGTTATGTAAGCTATAAAGCACCTATTTTTCTTCAAGAAGAAGATCAGCTAAACTCCTTAATTAGCCAGCGGAAAGCATTAGAGAATGATATTGCAAGTAGAAATAGTAATATTGCTAGTATAGATATTGAAATAAGGTACTTAAATATGGATTTGACAAGGCAAATTAATGTATTAAAAGAACTAGATGAAAATTGGGAAGTATACAGGAATTTAGATTTAGCAGTTAGTGAATTAGCGCTACTTATTAAGGAAACAGACAAAAAGATAAATAGGCTTCAGGATGAAAAATATAAAAAAGAGCTTTCAATCCAAGAATTAAAGGGAAGTATCAAAGAAAAAAGAAAAAAACTTCAGGAACTAGAAAATCAGATTTTTAAGAACCATAAGAAACCAGCTGTTACTTTAGATATAGTCGATATAAGAAGTGAAATAGATAGTGTAGAAAGAGATATTAAGTCTAACGAAAAATATTTAAAAATGTGTATTCAGACTTTAGAGAAAAATAAGGAATCTATGGTTAAACTTGAAATTAATCTAAACAAAATTAAAACTGGTTACTCCATAGAGATTGGCAAAGGAAAAATTGATAGTTATATAAAGGAAAAAATTCAACTTAACCCTGGTATGGTAGTTGAAGATTGGGTTCTAAAATGTGATAGAAATAAAGATAAAATTGACAAAACTATAAAAGAGGGAGATAGCTTTAGAAATAGATTTATAGAAGATATAGGTTCAAAATTAGAGGAAGATAAACTAAAGGAAAAGATAATAAATGCAATTAAAGAAGCAAAAATTCCTAACTTCAAAAGCAATGTTACATCCTTCAAAAGTATGGAAAACCATTTTCAGCAGGAGATATTGAGACTATCTAATGATAAAGCTAAAGCAGAAGAGGCTATGAAACAATGGACTAATAGGGCATCAATACATGTTATCAGAATGGTTGAGGCACTAAAAACAATGGTTTCAAGTATGAATTATACTAACGAACAAGGATATGCGTTTCCATTAGTTAAACTGAAGGGTATGGATAGATTGCCTAAAAATGAAAATGAGATAACAAGTCTACTTAAGGAGTATTTTATTCAGGCTATATCCAAAATTTCAGAAACAAACCAAGATATTTCAAATATTGAGGATAAAGAGTTTATAGAGCTAATGGGAGATAAGGTAATATTCTCTAAAGCCCTTCAGGGTAGGTATCCAACTTTACTAGTTTATAAGATGTCTGAGAAAAACGAATTTAGATATGCTAGAGCAAGAGATGAGTATTATACTACGTGGGAAGCGATTAATAAAGGTGAAGGCGATCTGCCTGAGGGCTCCGGTGGACAAACCCTATCCGTAAATACTTTCGTTATAATGATGATTATGAGTTTTAAGAAGAAACATATTGGAAATGAGAACCCTTCAACAGTACTAGTACTAGATAATCCTTTTGGTAAAGCTTCAGCAAAGCATGTACTAGATCCGATTTTTGAGATTGCAAACAAATTGAATTTCCAATTAATTTGTTTTGCAGCACCAGAAATAATTAAAGTTGAAATAAGTGAAAGATTTCCAGTATTCTGGGAACTAAAGATTCATAATGGAAAAGTAGTACATGGCGGAAGAATAATAAAGCATGGTTTAATTTAA
- a CDS encoding DUF6063 family protein, translating to MSYTNEDIRKASELFFYLLSKRIVPANDVLASQYYENNEISEIIKNMAEEGGLRVLATRQNLHLVAKGESSIFATTYSHMKERYTRLQRKRHFYLANIIICIYLAEIDRDNRFSFRIEDAGISYFKLEEIITNTLEAWKKRNEQEEGFSRDFAIALDEIYHLWMVEMSHSKESKDGVGFSTASNTRLGFINEALKPLEQENLIINLTRESRIIPKEELYERLEHLYHGGDRYEEIIELIKYERRDNEDAKTS from the coding sequence ATGAGCTATACAAATGAAGATATTAGAAAAGCAAGTGAATTATTTTTCTATTTATTAAGCAAGAGGATTGTCCCAGCAAATGATGTATTGGCAAGCCAATACTATGAAAATAACGAGATTAGTGAAATTATTAAGAATATGGCGGAGGAAGGTGGCTTAAGAGTTCTTGCAACTAGACAAAATTTACACTTAGTAGCCAAGGGGGAAAGTTCTATATTTGCCACTACTTATTCACATATGAAGGAAAGATATACTAGATTACAAAGAAAAAGACATTTTTACTTAGCAAATATTATTATTTGTATTTATTTGGCTGAAATAGATAGGGATAATAGGTTTTCATTTAGAATTGAGGACGCAGGGATTTCATATTTTAAATTAGAGGAAATTATTACAAATACTTTAGAGGCTTGGAAAAAGCGGAATGAACAGGAAGAAGGTTTTTCACGGGACTTTGCCATAGCCTTAGATGAAATTTACCATCTTTGGATGGTCGAAATGTCTCATTCCAAGGAGAGTAAAGACGGTGTAGGATTTAGTACGGCATCTAATACTAGACTGGGCTTTATAAATGAGGCTTTAAAGCCATTGGAGCAGGAAAATTTAATAATAAATTTGACTCGTGAAAGTAGAATTATCCCTAAGGAAGAGTTATACGAAAGACTTGAGCATCTTTATCATGGGGGAGACAGATATGAGGAAATAATTGAGCTAATTAAATATGAAAGAAGGGATAATGAAGATGCCAAAACTAGCTAA
- a CDS encoding Wadjet anti-phage system protein JetD domain-containing protein yields MNRIIKSFIARYENENKKRFDLNTLEMFIINQYKSESEYINKGGYRELHKQMMELVNQGCIKEIKSSSYNGLNPPLKVSWQIINKKEDSRWDKSKILKYSDLLDFSYYINNPSFQTDGEWEYIQNIYRFLKSSSKREIVSLEERCLELFYDEKFLINRKDTTKGKYGILSRLKLSYVDLRMRKYGEMFIYWNKGVNDIKRIIILENHSTFFAFKRVVEIHKEVLGFNPDALIYGEGKKIESSFSFLQEIANTSNVEILYFGDIDSEGFGIYARLKEKYPNIKMELFKTAYDKLITLCNRNYPLDGQQKNIKYFNLFIDEMKDYINEEQIKKIEFIWNNDYRIPQELLNYEYLLKAVKL; encoded by the coding sequence ATGAATAGAATTATTAAAAGCTTTATAGCAAGGTACGAAAATGAAAACAAAAAAAGATTTGATTTAAATACATTAGAGATGTTTATTATTAATCAATATAAAAGTGAATCGGAGTATATAAATAAGGGTGGTTATAGGGAGTTACACAAACAAATGATGGAGTTAGTGAATCAAGGCTGTATTAAAGAAATTAAATCTTCTAGCTACAATGGGCTAAATCCACCTTTGAAAGTAAGCTGGCAAATAATTAATAAAAAAGAGGATTCCAGGTGGGATAAATCTAAAATTTTAAAGTATAGCGATCTTCTAGATTTTAGTTATTATATTAATAATCCATCCTTTCAGACCGATGGAGAATGGGAATATATTCAGAATATTTATAGGTTCCTAAAATCCTCTAGTAAAAGGGAAATAGTTAGCTTGGAAGAACGATGCTTAGAACTTTTTTATGATGAAAAATTCCTTATAAATAGGAAAGACACCACTAAAGGGAAGTATGGCATATTAAGTAGACTAAAGCTATCTTATGTGGATTTAAGGATGAGAAAGTATGGAGAGATGTTTATCTATTGGAATAAAGGGGTTAATGATATTAAAAGAATTATAATATTAGAAAATCATTCAACTTTCTTTGCTTTTAAAAGAGTGGTAGAGATTCACAAAGAAGTACTAGGCTTTAATCCTGATGCTTTAATTTATGGAGAGGGAAAGAAAATTGAAAGTAGTTTTTCTTTTCTCCAGGAAATAGCTAATACGTCAAATGTTGAAATACTATATTTTGGAGATATTGATTCCGAAGGATTTGGCATATATGCTAGACTAAAGGAAAAATATCCAAATATTAAAATGGAATTGTTTAAAACTGCCTATGATAAGTTAATTACCCTATGTAATAGGAACTACCCTTTGGATGGACAACAGAAAAATATAAAATACTTTAACCTGTTTATTGATGAGATGAAGGACTACATAAATGAAGAGCAAATAAAAAAAATAGAATTTATTTGGAACAATGATTATAGAATTCCTCAGGAATTACTTAACTATGAATACTTATTGAAGGCGGTAAAATTATGA